Within Hydrogenophaga sp. PAMC20947, the genomic segment AGTTCAAACGGAGCGGCGAGCAGGTTGGTGATGGCCTCGGCCACCGCCATGCGGCCCGAGGCCGGCGCGTCCAGCGCGGCCAGCGGCGTGCGCTCGCCCATGCTCATGGCTTCGCCAGCGAACCCGGAAAAATCGGCCAGCGTCACAGCGCAGTCGGCCACGGGCACCTGCCAAGGGCCCACCATCTGGTCGCGGTGGCTCAGGCCCCCCACGGTGCGGTCGCCGATGGTGATCAGGAAGCGCTTGGACGCAACGGTGGGGTGGCTCAGGACATCGATCACGGCCTTTTGCAAATCCACGCCGGTGAGCTCCATGGGCACCGCCCGGCGCACCACGGTCTTCACATCGCGGTGCATTTTGGGTGGTTTGCCCAGGAGCACGTCCATCGGCATATCCACCGGAGACTCTTTGCCCTCGTCAAACACCGTCAGATGGCGCTCCTCGGTGGCCACGCCGACCACCGCAAACGGACATCGCTCGCGCTCGCAAAAAGCCTTGAATTGCTCCAGCGATTCGGGCGCGATGGCCAGTACATAACGTTCCTGGCTTTCGTTGCACCAGATTTCTTTGGGCGCGAGCCCGCTCTCTTCGAGCTGCACGGCGTTGAGGTCAAAGCGTGCACCGCGCCCGGCATCGTTGGTCAGCTCGGGGAAGGCGTTGGACAGGCCACCTGCACCCACGTCGTGGATGAACAGAACGGGGTTGTTCTCACCTTGCGCCCAGCAATGGTTGATGACCTCTTGCGCGCGGCGTTCGATTTCAGGGTTGCCGCGCTGCACGGAATCAAAGTCGAGCGAAGCGGCGTTGGTGCCGCTGGCCATGGAGCTGGCAGCGCTGCCGCCCATGCCGATTTTCATGCCCGGGCCACCCAGCTGGATCAGCAGGGATCCAGCCGGAAAATCGATTTTCTTGGTTTGTCCGGCATCGATCACGCCCAGGCCGCCCGCGATCATGATGGGTTTGTGATAACCGCGCATCACGCCGGTCACGGCCTGTTCGTATTCGCGGAAATAGCCCAGCAGGTTGGGTCGGCCGAATTCGTTGTTGAATGCCGCGCCACCCAGCGGGCCCTCGGTCATGATTTGCAGCGGGCTGGCGATGTGCTCGGGTTTGCCATCGGGCTGATCACTCATGCCGCCCCAGAGTTTGGACACAGTGAACCCGGTCAGGCCAGCCTTCGGCTTGGAGCCGCGTCCGGTGGCGCCTTCGTCGCGGATTTCACCACCTGCGCCTGTGGCTGCGCCAGGAAATGGAGAAATCGCGGTGGGGTGGTTGTGGGTTTCCACCTTCATCAGGATGTGATGGGTGGCTGTCTCGGATGTGTAGGCCGGCGAGGCTGACGTAGAGCCCATGCCCCCTCGCGCAACGAAGCGTTCGATCTCACTGCCTTCCATGATGGAGGCGTTGTCGGAATACGCCACGATGGTGTGTTGTGGCGCCGTCTGGTGCGTGTGGCGGATCATGCCAAACAGGCTCTTTTCCTGCAACGCCCCGTCAATGGTGAACTGGGCGTTGAAGATCTTGTGGCGGCAGTGTTCGCTGTTGGCCTGCGCGAACATCATCAACTCCACGTCGGTGGGGTTGCGCTTGAGCTCGGTGAAAGCGTTCACCAGATACTCGATTTCGTCTTCAGCCAAAGCAAGACCCCAGGCCTTGTTGGCCGCTTCCAGCGCAGCTTTGCCGCCGCCCAGCACATCCACATGCTCCATGGGTGCCGCATGCAGCTCGGTGAACAGCGCTTCGGCCTGGCTGCGCTCGGTCGTCACCGCCTCGGTCATGCGGTCGTGCAGCAGATCGGCCACGGCGCGCAGTTGCTCTGCGTTCAGAGTGGGTTTGCTCAAAAGGCCGGTTTTCAGTGTGACCCGGTATTCCACCAGCCGTTCCACCCGGTGCAAGGCCAGGCCGCAGTTGTGGGCGATGTCGGTCGCTTTGGAGGCCCAGGGTGAGACGGTGCCCAGGCGGGGCATCACCAGCACGCCTGCGGCCCCTGATTTTTCGGCACTCAGGTGGACTTCGGTGCAGGGCTCGCCGTAGGCCATCAGCTGGGCCAAACGCTCCAGGGTGCGCGCATCGGGCTCGGCGTCAAAGGCAGCCAGATGGACAAAGCGGGCAGACAGGCCGTTGATCTTGTCAGAGATCGCGGCCAGGCGCGGCATGAATTGCTGGACTTTGAAGTCGCTGAGGGCATTGCCGCCCTCGAAGAAACGCAGATGCAGGGTCACGGTGGGTGGCCTAGAACGACCGGGCGCAGGCAGTGCCCGGAGGATGGGTGGAAACCCCCGATTTTACCCGTGCAGGCGCTGGCCAATTAGCCCACAAGAACCCTCATTGGCCAGATTCCAAGCAAATGCATCTGGCCAATGGGACCTGTTTCAGAAGCTGTAGCCAACGCTGAACTTGAGAACAGGCAGCACCTTGGCGCTGGAAACATCGTCTTGGGCCTTGCGCTCTTCGGCTGCAATGCGTGCCGCGGCACCGGGCTGGCTCAGCAAACCTTCGTTGCCGGTCAGGCTGATCTTGGGTTCGCCAATGGCCACACCGACGTCGAAGGCGAAGGTCCAGCCGGGCTTGCCGAGTTGGCCATGGCCCCACCCGATGCCCACATAAGGCATGGTTGATGGGTATTTGATCGCCGCACGCAGCTGGCTGCCGTCGGCTGAAAAGGATTGCCCATCGATGGTGAACGTGCCACTTTGCTGCTCGGCTTCCAACGTTGCACTTGAGCCGCCGACCGTGGCACCCAGGACCACACGGAATGTGCCTTGAAAGGGGCGAATATCGGCAAACAAGCCGCTGCCGCGGAGCTTCAGATCCCCTTTGTAGGTGATGTCTTCGTTGGTGTAGGTGTCAGACACCGTCCCCTGCGCGAGCTCTCCCCGCACACCCACAACACTTGACAAGGGCACATTCAAGCCCAAGCCCAGGCCCCCCGTGCCCACCACGCCATACACACCCAGGTTGCCTGGCAGCGCACCCGAACTTTGGGCCATTGCCGAGCCAGACAACAACGCCATAGCCACGCAAACTGCACGTATCTTGATCATTTCAGCGGTCTTTCTTTCTGTAGAAGGGAGTAAAGCTGAACCAGTATAGGAGGGGGTCCCCGCCCGATTGCGAGATCTGAGGGGCGTTTCGAGTCTTCTTACAGAAAAATACGCTTTCCGTGAAGCTTGCCCCAAGATCCCCCCATTCGTCCTGTGCAAGCAGGGCTTCCCTCGGTTGAGAGGGCCATACCGGCAATCAAACTTTGTCCGGGGGGCTTTGCGTTGCGCCCGTGTGCCCGAACTGGGCCTGCGCCTCGCGGGCTGTGGTTTTCGGGCAATGCGCTACTTTCCACATTCAGATTGACGTCCACCATGTCCCTGGCCCATGGCTCCGGGCGGGTATCCGAAACGGCTACAGATGGCGGTCTTCTGCTGCCCGGCAACCGCGTATCCAGAGGCCATTGCTCTGCTGCGCAACCGGCCGGGGCCACTCGCGAGATAATCGGGGTCTATGAGCATCACCTACAAAGACGAAGCCGGTATCGCAGGCATGCGCGAGGCTTGCCGCCTCGCATCCGAAGTCCTGGACTACCTCACACCCCACATCCAGCCTGGCGTGACCACGCTGGAGATCGACCGCCTGTCTGCCGAGTACATGAAGCAGCAGGGGACGCGTTCGGCCACCATTGGCTACCAGCCCGCTGGCTACCCGCCCTACCCCGGCCATCTCTGCACTTCTGTGAATCAGGTGATCTGTCACGGCATTCCCAACGAGAAACCGCTCAAAAAGGGCGACATCCTCAACGTCGACGTGACCGTGATCACCAAAGACGGCTGGTTCGGCGACAACAGCCGCATGTACCTGATCGGCGGCGAAGCCGCTTGCAGCGTGCAGGCCCGGCGCCTCTCGCAAGTCACTTTTGAGTGCATGTGGAAAGGGATCGCCATGGTCAAGCCTGGTGTGCGCCTGGGCGATATCGGCCACGCCATCCAGACCTACGCAGAAGGAAACGGGTTCACGGTGGTGCGCGAGTTTTGCGGCCACGGCATCGGCCAGCGTTTCCATGAAGAACCGCAAGTCCTGCATTACGGCCGCCCCGGCACCCTGGAGGTGCTCAAAGAGGGCATGACCTTCACCATCGAGCCCATGATCAACGCCGGCAAGCGCGACATCAAAGAAATGGGCGACGGCTGGACCATCGTCACCAAAGACCGGTCTCTCTCTGCACAGTGGGAGCACACCGTGCTGGTCACACCCACAGGTTACGAAGTGCTGACCTTGTCGGCAGGCAGTCCGTCGACGCCCGCGTTCGTGTCGGCCCAGACCACCCAGGCCGGGGTTTGACGCCTTGAGCCGCGCCGAACTGCCCGCCATCGCCGAAGGGGTTGGCGCGCTGCGCCAGCATTACCGTGCGGAGAAAAAGCGTCTGATGGACCGCCTCAGCGTTGAGGCGACCTCAACCCGAGGCGTGCGCACAGCGCTTGCGCAACTGGCACGCCTGACCGATCAGGCTTTGCGGGAGTTGTGGCAGCGCGCTGGCTTCAAGGCTACTTACGCATTGCTGGCGGTGGGCGGCTACGGCCGGGGTGAACTGTTTCCCTTCTCGGACGTGGACGTGCTGGTGTTGATGCCCGATGGCATGAAACCCGAACAGGACGAGCCGCTCAAGGCCCGCCTGGAGACGTTCATTGGCTGGTGTTGGGACGTCGGCCTGGAGATCGGCTCCAGCGTGCGCACCACGGCCGAGTGTCTCGCCGAGGCGTCCAAAGATGTGACTGTGCAGACTTCGCTACTTGAAGCGCGCCTGATTCGCGGCAACAAACCTTTGTTCAACCAGCTGGAGCACGCACTGGCTGAGGCGATGGACCCCAAGGCATTTTTTGTGGCCAAGATGCTTGAAATGCGGCAGCGGCACATCAAGTTTGAGAACACGCCCTATTCCCTGGAACCCAACTGCAAGGAGTCGCCGGGGGGGCTGCGCGACCTGCAGATCATCTTGTGGGTCGCCAAGGCCGCCGGCTTGGGCAACAGCTGGGATGATCTTGCCCGCAAGGGCTTGGCCACGCCCCTGGAGGCGCGGCAGATCAAGGCCAACGAGGCCTTGTTGAGCCAGATCCGTGCTCGCTTGCATTTGCTCGCCGGACGGCGTGAAGACCGTTTGGTATTCGACTTGCAAACAGCCGTGGCCGAGTCATTTGGATTCAAGGCCCACACGCCCCCCATGGTGGTGCCCACGGGCGATGGCCCCAATCACGCCCCCACGCCGTCCACCGCCAAAGGCGTGCGGCGGGCCAGTGAGGTGCTGATGAAGCGCTATTACTGGGCGGCCAAGGCGGTGACCCAGCTCAACCAGATTCTGCTGCTCAACATCGAAGAGTGGCTGGCCAACGATGACATCGGCGTAGACCGCCGGCGCCCGCTCAATGAGCGCTTCTTCGACAAAGCCGGCATGCTGGAGGTCGCCCATGACGACCTGTACATACAACAGCCCCACGCCATTCTGGAGACCTTTCTGATCTACCAGACCACGCTGGGGATCAAGGGCCTCTCGGCCCGCACCCTGCGGGCCTTGTTCAATGCCCGGCCGGTGATGAATGCGGCCTTCCGGGCCGACCCAGCCAACCGGACGATGTTCCTGCGCATACTGCAGGAACCCGAGGGCATCACCCATGCCCTGCGGCTGATGAACCAGACTTCGGTGCTCGGGCGGTACCTTTGGGTGTTCCGCAATATCGTGGGGCAGATGCAGCACGACCTGTTCCACGTTTACACCGTGGATCAACACATCCTGATGGTGGTGCGCAATATGCGCCGCTTCTTCATTGCCGATTACTCCCACGAATATCCGTTTTGCTCCCAACTCGCTGCAGGCTGGGACAAGCCCTGGATTCTTTACATCGCCGCCCTTTTTCACGACATCGCCAAAGGTCGTGGTGGGGATCATTCGGAGCTGGGCGCGCACGATGTCCGGGTATTTTGCCGCCAGCACGGCATAGCCAAGGAAGACACGCGGTTGATCGAATTCCTGGTGTCGGAACACCTGACCATGAGCCGCATGGCCCAAAAGGAAGACCTCAGCGATCCCGATGTGATCAATGCGTTTGCCAAGCGCGTGGGCAATGAGCGCTACCTCACTGCGCTTTACCTGTTGACCGTGGCAGACATCCGGGGCACCAGCCCCAAGGTGTGGAACGCCTGGAAAGGCAAGCTGCTCGAGGACCTGTATCGCTACACCTTGCGTGCGCTGGGCGGCCGTGCCCCCGATCCGCTGGCTTTGATCGAATCGCGCAAGCGCGAGGCCATGGCCATCATGGCCCTGCATGCCATGCCCCACGAAGCCCACAAGGCACTGTGGGACCGCCTGGATGTGAGCTATTTCATGCGCCACCAGGCCGATGAAATCGCCTGGCACACCCGGGCTCTGAGCCGTGAGCTCGCGCAAAAAGGCCTGGCAAGGGCCAAGACTGCTGCTGAGCCTTCCGCAAGCGAGGCCGGCGAGGCGACCCGCGTGGAGCTGGACCGCTGCATCGTCAAAGCGCGCATGTCTCCCGCCGGCGAGGGTTTGCAGGTGGTGGTTTATGCCCCCGATCAGACCGATCTGTTTGCCCGCATTTGTGGCTACTTCGACGAATCGGACTTCAGCATTCTGGACGCGCGGGTGCACACCACGCGCGACGGCCACGCGCTCGACACCTTCCAGATCGTGGCGCCCAACCTCGCGGACCATTATCGGGAACTCACCGGCATGGTGGAAAACCGCCTCGCCCAGACCATTGATGCCCGCGGCCCCCTGCCGCCACCCACCATGGGCCGTGTATCGCGCCGGGTCAAAAGCTTCCCGGTGACGCCGCGCGTTGATCTGCAGCCCGACGATAAGGGTCAGCGCTGGCTGCTTTCAATCTCGGCCAGCGACCGGAACGGCTTGCTCTATTGCGTCTCGCGCGTATTGGCGCAATACGAATTGAGCGTTGAATTGGCCAAAATCACCACCTTGGGCGAGCGCGTGGAAGACACCCTCCTCATCAGCGGCCCGCAGCTGCAAGTCAACAAGCGGCAACTTGAATTCGGGACCGAGCTGCTGAAAACGCTCAAAGGTTGACGCGTCGCACCATTCACCGGGAACGCCCAGGCATCATGGGCGTCCGGTCAATGGGTGCTGCGTTGTGTCAACCGCCTTGCTGCGTGCTCAGCTGAGGCAAGGAGGGCTCATCGGCGTGTTTGGATTTCGCAGGTGCCATCCCAAACAAACGGCCAAAGAAGAGCGACACGTCGTCCACGATGGTGAACACCGCTGGAATCACCAACAGGCTTAACAAGGTAGAGGTGATCAAGCCACCGATCACGGCCACAGCCATAGGCGAGCGGAAGCTGCTGTCGGCCTCTCCCCAGCCAATTGCAATGGGCAACATACCGGCGCCCATGGCGATGGTGGTCATCACGATGGGGCGTGCACGCTTGTGGCAAGCGTCCAGTATGGCGTGGGTGCGGTCCATGCCATGCTCGCGCCGGGCCTCAATGGCGTACTCCACCAACAAGATCGAGTTCTTCGTGGCCACGCCCATCAACATGATCAAACCGATCAATGAAGGCATGGAGAAGCTTTTGTCCGCAACCAACAGGGCCACGAACGCACCGCCCAGCGACAGCGGCAGCGCCGCCAAAATCGTGAACGGGTGCAAAAAGGTTTTGAACAGCAACACCAAGACGATGTAGATGCACAGCACGCCGGTCAGCATGGCCAGGCCAAAACTGGCGAACAGCTCGCCCTGCACTTCTGCGTCGCCGATTTCCAGAACCCTGACTCCCGCGGGCAAGCTCTTCATGCTGGGGAGTTTTTCCACCGCAGTTTTCATGTCGCCCAAGGCGATACCGGCCAACTCCACCTCGAAGTTGATGTTGCGCGAGCGGTCGTAGCGGTCGATCACCGCAGGACCGCCACCAAAAGACAGCGAGGCGACCTGACCCAGCATCACCGGCCCCTTGGCCCCTGGTACCGCCAGGCGGGACAGCACATCCAGATCGGTCAGCGCTTGCGGCGACAGCTTGACCACGATGGGGATCTGGCGCTGCGGCAGGTTCATCTTGGGCAAAGCGCTGTCGTAGTCACCCACGGTGGCGATGCGCAGCGTATCGGCGATGGCCGCACTGGTCACGCCCATGTCGGCCGCCTTGGCGAGATCTGGCGTGACGCTGATCTCGGTGCGCACCAGAGCGGCACTCGACTGGATGCTGCCCACGCCATTGATGGTGCGAAGGTCGCGCTCGATGGCGCTGGCCGCCACCGACAGCGCGTTGGAATCGTTGCCGGTGAGGGTCAGAATGTACTTTTCACCCGAACCACCCAACCCCACCTTGCTGCGCACGCCCGGCAAGTTGGACATCGCTTCGCGCAACTTGTTTTCGATCACCTGCTTGCGTGGACGTTCACCGCGTTTGGTCAGCTGAATGGTCAAAGCTGCCTTGCGCGATTCGGAGGCACCTTGGGGTGCAAACGGATCGCTGCCCGCCGAGCCTGAGCCAATCGTGGTGTAGACCGACTTGACGTTGTCGACCGCCGACACCAACAGGCGCGCCTGCTCAGCCGTTGTTATCGTCTGCTTCAACGTGGTTCCCGGCGGCAACTCGATGTAAACCTGCGTCTGGGAGTTGTCGTCAGGGGGGATGAAACCTTGTGGAAGCAAGGGAATCAACATGATCGACCCGACAAAGAAGGCGGCCGCTCCCCCCATGGTGATCCAGCGGTGGCGAATGCACCAGGCCGCCCATTTGCCGTAGGTGTTCAACCATCCCGGCTCATGCTGGCTGCTGCTCCACGACCACAGCTTTTCTGTGAACGCATTTCGGCGCGCCCAGTTCGGGCGGTCCTTGGCCATGACAAAAGGCCGCATGATGTAGGCCGCCATCATGGGGGTCAACGCCCGCGCCACGATCAACGAGGCGAACACCGCCAGAGAGGCGGTCCAGCCAAACTGCTTGAAGAACTTGCCTGGAATGCCCGACATGAATGCCGTGGGCAGAAACACCGCAATCAAGGTGAAGGTGGTGGCGATCACGGCCATACCGATTTCGTCGGCCGCTTCCATGGAGGCCTGATACGGCGACTTGCCCATGCGCATGTGGCGCACGATATTCTCCACCTCCACAATGGCATCGTCCACCAGAATACCGATCACCAGCGACATGGCCAGCAACGTCACAACGTTGATGGAGAAGCCCAGGTAATACATGCCGATGAAGGCGGGGATTGCTGACAAAGGCAGGGCCACCGCCGAGACAATGGTGGCGCGGAAATCGCGCAGAAACAGCCACACCACCAACACAGCCAAGAGCGCGCCTTCGTACAGCAGCGCCATGGAGCCGGCGAACTCTTCTTCCACCGGCGTCACAAAATCGAAAGATTCTGTGATTTGCAAATCGGGGCGTTCGACCTGCAACGCTTTGAGCTTCTCGCGCACGCCGTGTCCCACCTCGACCTCGCTGGCACCGCGACTGCGCGCCACCTCAAAGCCCACCACAGGCTTGCCATTCAGGAAGGCTGCTGCGGTGGGCTCGGCCACGGTGTCTTTGACCTCGGCAATCTGGTCCAGCCGCACGCGGCGGCCATCGGACAACGACAGTTCCAGCTGCGCCAGCTCTTCGGCCGACTTCAGGGCAGACAAGGTTCGCAAAGGCTGCTGGCTGCCACCAATGTCCGCTCGCCCGCCCGCGCTTTCGATCTGCACACGCGCCAGCTGGCGCGAAATGTCTGCCGCGGTGGCGCCCAGCGATTGCAGTTTCAGGGGATCCAGAAGAATCTGGACTTCGCGGTTCACACCGCCCACGCGGTTGACCGCGCCCACGCCACGCACCGAGAGCAGCAGCTTGCTGATGTCGTTTTCAACAAACCACGAGATCGCCTCGTCGTCCATCTTGTCGGAGCTCACCGTGTAGGCCAGAACAGCACCGCCAGCCAGCTCCACCTTGTTGATGATGGGCTCCTGGATATCCGAGGGCAGGTCACCGCGCACTTTGGCCACGGCCGAGCGCACATCGTCCAGCGCTTCCTGGGTGTTTTTCTCAATGCGGAATTCGGCGGTGATGGTGACCACGCCGTCTTGCACCTTGGTGTAGATGTGTTTGAGCCCTTGCAGCGAGGCCATGCCGTTTTCTATCGGACGGGCCACGTCGTTTTCCAGCTGGTTGGGCGCAGCGCCCGGCAGGCTGGCGATCACGGTGATGTTGGGCACGTCCAGGTCGGGGAAGTTTTGCACCTTCATCGAGTTGAACGAATACAGCCCCGCCAGCGTCAGCATGACGAACAGCATGACCGCAGGAATGGGGTTTTTAATGGACCAGGAAGAGACGTTCATTGGGCTACCTCCCCCCCGATGCACCGTTGGCGCCTCGCCCTCAAGGGGGCAACACCAGCGGCCTGGCAAAGCCAGTTCCACGCTGTTCTTGGTTGGCAGTCACCTTGCTCGCGGCGGATCATTGGTGGCATGGAGTACATCACTTGACGACTTTCACGAAGTCGCCTTCGTTGAGGAAACCCGCGCCTTTGACGGCCACGGATTCGTCGGGCTTCAGCCCATCCAGCAGCTCGACGCGTTCGCCTACACGGCGGCCCGTTTGCACTTTGCGCTGGGCAGCCTTGTTGTCGGCGCCGATCACGAAGACATAGCTGTGACCGTCGCGCACCACGATGGCCGCTGCCGGAACGGTAAGCGCCGAGCTTTCACCCAGGACGAAACGCCCTTTGGCAAACGTGCCAGCGGTCAGTTCTTCGTGGCGGGGCAAGTCGACATACACAATGATGTTGCGCGTTTGCAGGTCGGCCGTGGGTGAAATGGCGCGCACCTTGCCGGGCAGTTCGGTGCCGGTGGCCAACGTCACTTTGACCTCCTGGCCCAGCTTGACGCGCCCCAATTCACCGGGGGTCACTTCGCCGCGCCATTCCATGCGCCCCTGGCGCACCATGCGAAACAACTCCTGTCCAGCACCCACGACACCACCGACCGTCGCGCTGCGCGCGGAGATCACGCCGTCATCTGGTGCTTTCACCGAAGTATTGCCCAGGCGAATCTGGGTGGCGCTGAAGGCGGCCTTGGCGGCCTCCCATTGGGCTTTACTGACCTTTTCTGCGGTCAAGTATTGAGCGATCTGCGATTGGGAGAGCGCGCCAGTGTCTTCGATCGAGCGCGCTCGGTCGGCATCGGCCTTGGCGTTTTCGTGGTTGGCCTCGGCTTGCATCTCAGCCGCCTTTCCTTGCAAGCTCTCAGCCTCGGCCGTGGCCGTGACAAAGGTGGCCAGAATCTGTCCCTTCTTCACCCTGTCGCCGACATTGGCGGTGACAGTGGCCAGGCGCAATCCGCTCACCTCAGCTCCCACGCTGGCTTCTTGCCAGGCGCTGACGTTGCCGTTGGCATCCAGCAGCAGCCCGATGTTGTCTGTGCTGGGTTTCTCGACCGTGATCGTCATGGATGGCTTGGCCAATCCGGCATCGCCATCGGCGCCCGCTTCAGTCTTGGGATCATTCGCCCCGCTGTCTGGCGCTTTGGGCTGGCATGCGATCAGCGCCATGCCTGTCAGGCTGAGGGCGAACCATGTCCAGCCTTTGCCCAAGCCAGGACCTTTCACTTTGATGGTGTGTGCGTTCATGACGGTTCTTTGGTAGCAGAAAGGTTGGTTTCAGGATCAAAACCGCCGCCCAGGGCGACATAGAGGCTGATCCAGGTGTTGATGCGTTCTTGTTGCAGGGCAACGGTGCCGCTCTCGGCGTTGAGCTGCAGGCGGCGCGCCTCTTCCAGCTCGTTGAGGTTCGCAAAGCCCACCTTGTACCGGGCCTCGGTGGCTTTGAACGACTGGGTGTACCCGGCCAGGGCCGTGGCCGTGGACTGCTCGCGCAAGCGCAGCCCGTCCAGGCTAACCAGGGCCTGTTCGACTTCGGCAACCGCCTGGCGCAGGGTGGCAGCATAGGCCTGTCCGCTGGCTTTGTACTGCGCCTCTGCGGCATCGGTACGGGCCTGCAGCGCCCCTCGTCCGACCACGGGCACCGTCATGCTGAGGGGCCCTATGGACCAGGTGTTGAAGGATGTGTCTGTGGCGCTTGACGAAAAACGGTTGCGCAGCCAGCTGCCCGAAAACGACAGACTGGGCAACATGTCGGCGCGGGCAACGCCCACCCCTTGGGCCGACGCCACCCAACCGGCTTGGGCGCGTGCCACATCGGGCCGTTGACGCAGGGTATCCATCGGCACAGCCTTGACAGCCAGTGCGTTCTCCACGGCCGTTGAGGTGTAGCTGTCCGGCGCTGTGGCCAGCGCAGCACGCACATCGGGTTCGGGCAAACCGGTCAACGCAACCAGCGCCTTGATTTGACGTTCGCACAGATCGCTTTGTTGGCGCGCACGGGCCACGCTGTCTGCCGCACTGGCCTGGGCCAAGGCAGCCACGGCGGGCGCGGTCAGGCCCGCGCGCTCGGTGTGCCCCGCCGCCTGGGCGGTGACGGCTCGCGAATCGCGGTCGCGCTCAACCACACGCAGCTGAACCTGGCACAAACGCTGTGCAAAGTAAGCCTGTGCTATTTCAGAAGCCACCAGGACGCGTGCGTCGTGCCAGCCCGCCAGGGCCGCGGTTTGCTGTGCCCCAGCCTGGGCCACCCCTGCCCGGTTACCGCCCCACAGATCAATGGCCCAAGAGGCTTGCAGGCCCAATCCCAGGCTGGTGCCCAAGGTTTCCGCGGTGTAGGAACTCTGCCCGCGGGAAACAGAGGCCACGGCCGCCACCTGAGGCCCTGCCAACACTTCGGTGGTCTGTAACGCGGCGCGCGCGGCAAACACCTGTGCCCTGGCGGTTGCCAGCGTCGGGCTTTGCGCTTGGGCTTGAGCGATCCATTTCACCAGCACAGGATCGTTGAACTGCCCCCACCATTGGGTGAGGCTGGCCGTATTGCCCTGGTGGGCAGTCGCCGGAATGAACCACTGCCCAAGCCCTCGAGACAAGGCGGGGCTGGCCGGATCGACCGGCGGCGTCACCGCACATGCACCGAGCAAGGCGGCGCTGAAAACCACGCCAAACATGCGTTTCATCAAGGCACTACTTTCAAATCAAGGTTATTGCGCACTGCAACACGCCCGCCAATTTAACAAAACAGGCTCACCAACATGTCGATTTGTTTCAGCCCGCGCAAAAACCGGGCTGAAAAATCGATACCTGCGACAACCAAGGCTTCAATCGTCTTCGAGCGCATCCAGCCCGGGAAAC encodes:
- a CDS encoding [protein-PII] uridylyltransferase; amino-acid sequence: MDRLSVEATSTRGVRTALAQLARLTDQALRELWQRAGFKATYALLAVGGYGRGELFPFSDVDVLVLMPDGMKPEQDEPLKARLETFIGWCWDVGLEIGSSVRTTAECLAEASKDVTVQTSLLEARLIRGNKPLFNQLEHALAEAMDPKAFFVAKMLEMRQRHIKFENTPYSLEPNCKESPGGLRDLQIILWVAKAAGLGNSWDDLARKGLATPLEARQIKANEALLSQIRARLHLLAGRREDRLVFDLQTAVAESFGFKAHTPPMVVPTGDGPNHAPTPSTAKGVRRASEVLMKRYYWAAKAVTQLNQILLLNIEEWLANDDIGVDRRRPLNERFFDKAGMLEVAHDDLYIQQPHAILETFLIYQTTLGIKGLSARTLRALFNARPVMNAAFRADPANRTMFLRILQEPEGITHALRLMNQTSVLGRYLWVFRNIVGQMQHDLFHVYTVDQHILMVVRNMRRFFIADYSHEYPFCSQLAAGWDKPWILYIAALFHDIAKGRGGDHSELGAHDVRVFCRQHGIAKEDTRLIEFLVSEHLTMSRMAQKEDLSDPDVINAFAKRVGNERYLTALYLLTVADIRGTSPKVWNAWKGKLLEDLYRYTLRALGGRAPDPLALIESRKREAMAIMALHAMPHEAHKALWDRLDVSYFMRHQADEIAWHTRALSRELAQKGLARAKTAAEPSASEAGEATRVELDRCIVKARMSPAGEGLQVVVYAPDQTDLFARICGYFDESDFSILDARVHTTRDGHALDTFQIVAPNLADHYRELTGMVENRLAQTIDARGPLPPPTMGRVSRRVKSFPVTPRVDLQPDDKGQRWLLSISASDRNGLLYCVSRVLAQYELSVELAKITTLGERVEDTLLISGPQLQVNKRQLEFGTELLKTLKG
- the map gene encoding type I methionyl aminopeptidase, coding for MSITYKDEAGIAGMREACRLASEVLDYLTPHIQPGVTTLEIDRLSAEYMKQQGTRSATIGYQPAGYPPYPGHLCTSVNQVICHGIPNEKPLKKGDILNVDVTVITKDGWFGDNSRMYLIGGEAACSVQARRLSQVTFECMWKGIAMVKPGVRLGDIGHAIQTYAEGNGFTVVREFCGHGIGQRFHEEPQVLHYGRPGTLEVLKEGMTFTIEPMINAGKRDIKEMGDGWTIVTKDRSLSAQWEHTVLVTPTGYEVLTLSAGSPSTPAFVSAQTTQAGV
- the purL gene encoding phosphoribosylformylglycinamidine synthase; amino-acid sequence: MTLHLRFFEGGNALSDFKVQQFMPRLAAISDKINGLSARFVHLAAFDAEPDARTLERLAQLMAYGEPCTEVHLSAEKSGAAGVLVMPRLGTVSPWASKATDIAHNCGLALHRVERLVEYRVTLKTGLLSKPTLNAEQLRAVADLLHDRMTEAVTTERSQAEALFTELHAAPMEHVDVLGGGKAALEAANKAWGLALAEDEIEYLVNAFTELKRNPTDVELMMFAQANSEHCRHKIFNAQFTIDGALQEKSLFGMIRHTHQTAPQHTIVAYSDNASIMEGSEIERFVARGGMGSTSASPAYTSETATHHILMKVETHNHPTAISPFPGAATGAGGEIRDEGATGRGSKPKAGLTGFTVSKLWGGMSDQPDGKPEHIASPLQIMTEGPLGGAAFNNEFGRPNLLGYFREYEQAVTGVMRGYHKPIMIAGGLGVIDAGQTKKIDFPAGSLLIQLGGPGMKIGMGGSAASSMASGTNAASLDFDSVQRGNPEIERRAQEVINHCWAQGENNPVLFIHDVGAGGLSNAFPELTNDAGRGARFDLNAVQLEESGLAPKEIWCNESQERYVLAIAPESLEQFKAFCERERCPFAVVGVATEERHLTVFDEGKESPVDMPMDVLLGKPPKMHRDVKTVVRRAVPMELTGVDLQKAVIDVLSHPTVASKRFLITIGDRTVGGLSHRDQMVGPWQVPVADCAVTLADFSGFAGEAMSMGERTPLAALDAPASGRMAVAEAITNLLAAPFELSRVKLSANWMAACGEPGEDAALYETVKAVGMELCPALGISIPVGKDSLSMRTQWAGVTEQKKVTSPVSLIVTAFATLADVRNTLTPQLNTEIDDTTLILIDLGKGQHRMAGSILGQTLNQPGCPVKDGVPDLDDPQDIINLVNAINALRAQGQILAYHDRSDGGLLATAAEMAFAGHIGVSLNIDMLLIEGDGISDSRMDSGDAKNWATQVSARREELTLKALFSEELGAVIQVKTTERDAVMQTLRKHSLSKHSHFIGKTRPLSSPIEVGKGKLQVWRDTKSVFSADLFDLHQVWDSVSWKINQQRDNPACADAEHAAAGLAEDPGMHVSLSFDPADNVAAPFLNLSRPKVAILREQGVNSHVEMAYAFTQAGFEAFDVHMTDLQMGRAHLRNFQGVVACGGFSYGDTLGAGIGWARSITFNDVLADQFREFFARQNTFGLGVCNGCQMFAELADIIPGAEAWPRFTTNQSERFEARLSMVEVLESPSLFLQGMAGSRLPIAVAHGEGYANFKHRGDASKALAAMRYVDNAGAATEQYPFNPNGSPGGLTAVTTADGRFTAMMPHPERVFRNIQMSWTNGDPAAQSPWMRIWRNARRALG